One genomic window of Helicobacter canis includes the following:
- a CDS encoding Mur ligase family protein gives MDSRGSRLTWHAYLESKGAEYAAFDPSRMPKIFAALDCKLPKHIIQILGTNGKGSTGRFIALGLLAQGYKVLHFTSPHLHRFNERFYKNGCIVSDDELEAAHRALQEYSCVQQASYFEYATLLALVLAQDCEYFVCEAGLGGEFDSTSVLKEYVELSVFTPISYDHTEFLGNSIESIATTKLKAMSKRAFLAPQTYKEVESIAQSIAKKVDSTLTILTKDIIHSCLKAPEIQAYMRDFAPFLQENFAVAACVLAALGVDDLSNMPRFDLPARAQKIAPNVMIDVGHNAECARAIAQILGKKRINLVYNTFSQKDVREILSILKPNIDQLLICPITHTRAIPKDELLAVCAELGIAHKAFVLDCSLLQDEKEYVVFGSFSVAEAFLEMWNARG, from the coding sequence ATGGATTCTCGTGGATCTAGGCTCACTTGGCACGCGTATTTAGAGTCTAAAGGCGCGGAGTATGCGGCATTTGATCCATCTCGTATGCCTAAAATCTTTGCCGCTTTGGATTGCAAGCTCCCAAAACACATCATTCAAATTTTAGGCACAAATGGCAAGGGCAGCACGGGGCGGTTTATCGCACTTGGGCTTTTGGCGCAAGGCTACAAGGTGCTGCATTTTACCTCTCCACATTTGCATAGATTTAATGAGCGATTTTATAAAAATGGGTGCATAGTGAGCGATGATGAGCTAGAAGCGGCGCATAGGGCTTTGCAAGAATATAGCTGTGTCCAGCAGGCAAGCTATTTTGAGTATGCGACTTTGCTAGCTCTAGTGCTGGCGCAAGATTGTGAGTATTTTGTATGCGAGGCGGGGCTTGGCGGGGAGTTTGACTCTACAAGTGTGCTAAAAGAATATGTGGAGCTAAGTGTTTTCACACCTATTTCTTATGACCATACGGAGTTTTTAGGCAATAGTATAGAATCTATTGCTACCACAAAGCTAAAGGCTATGAGCAAGCGTGCGTTCCTAGCTCCACAAACCTACAAAGAAGTAGAATCTATTGCTCAATCTATTGCTAAAAAAGTGGATTCTACATTGACAATACTTACTAAAGACATCATACACTCTTGCCTAAAAGCCCCAGAGATACAAGCATATATGCGGGATTTCGCGCCATTTTTGCAGGAGAACTTCGCTGTGGCTGCGTGTGTGCTTGCTGCTTTGGGAGTTGATGATTTGTCTAATATGCCTAGATTTGACCTACCAGCTAGGGCGCAAAAAATCGCGCCAAATGTGATGATCGATGTAGGACACAATGCCGAGTGTGCGCGTGCCATAGCGCAAATTCTTGGTAAAAAACGCATAAATCTTGTGTATAATACTTTTTCTCAAAAGGATGTGCGCGAGATATTGAGTATCTTAAAGCCCAATATCGATCAATTACTAATCTGCCCTATCACACATACTAGAGCCATACCCAAAGATGAGCTATTAGCGGTTTGCGCTGAGCTTGGGATCGCACATAAGGCTTTTGTGCTTGATTGCTCTTTGTTGCAAGATGAGAAAGAGTATGTGGTGTTTGGGTCATTTAGCGTGGCAGAAGCTTTTTTGGAGATGTGGAATGCAAGAGGATAG
- a CDS encoding M23 family metallopeptidase, translating to MQEDRLVFSIVDEKGSRQFSLPRNVTKLVAIGAVIVLGLFLLSFVAMYFLMHQVNDIAKQKSDAIAQYHSIYQKNALLRNAIRERTDELEVVNSKIDKLEDIVSIKRNITRQPQITKVDLQNISNTHKLLLLRLIPNGDPLKTFTSKHLTAERLHPLRNVSGVEGAMDYIAPKATPVYATADGVVVLVQNNGKTGLGNVIKLTHSFGFSSVYAHLDTLTINKGDFVQKGQIIGYSGSSGRSNGERLYYEVGFLGTSLNPATYASWNFENFDAIFQKEDGIDWKNLVWAIEDIAKLQTLRVSSSEKLKKESL from the coding sequence ATGCAAGAGGATAGACTTGTTTTTTCGATTGTTGATGAGAAGGGATCTAGGCAGTTTTCTCTCCCTAGAAATGTAACCAAGCTTGTCGCAATCGGTGCTGTTATAGTGCTAGGACTATTTTTGCTAAGCTTTGTTGCGATGTATTTTCTTATGCATCAAGTCAATGATATTGCCAAACAAAAAAGCGATGCCATCGCACAATACCACTCAATCTACCAGAAAAACGCCTTGCTTAGAAATGCCATTAGAGAGCGCACCGATGAGCTAGAAGTGGTAAATTCTAAAATCGATAAGCTAGAGGATATTGTAAGTATTAAGCGCAATATCACTAGGCAGCCCCAAATCACAAAAGTCGATTTACAAAATATCAGCAATACACATAAACTCTTGCTTCTTAGGCTTATCCCCAATGGTGATCCGCTTAAAACTTTCACAAGCAAGCATTTAACCGCAGAGCGGTTGCATCCACTGCGCAATGTAAGTGGGGTTGAGGGGGCTATGGATTACATCGCGCCAAAGGCTACTCCTGTGTATGCCACAGCAGATGGCGTGGTCGTGCTTGTGCAAAACAACGGCAAAACAGGGCTTGGTAATGTGATCAAGCTCACACACTCTTTTGGATTCTCATCAGTCTATGCACACCTTGATACGCTCACGATCAATAAGGGTGATTTCGTGCAAAAGGGGCAAATCATCGGTTACAGCGGCAGTAGTGGTCGCTCTAATGGAGAGAGGTTGTATTATGAAGTGGGATTTTTAGGGACATCGCTTAATCCCGCTACCTATGCGAGCTGGAATTTTGAGAATTTTGATGCGATTTTTCAAAAAGAAGATGGCATTGATTGGAAAAATCTTGTATGGGCGATTGAAGATATTGCCAAGCTACAAACATTGCGCGTAAGCTCTAGCGAGAAGCTCAAAAAAGAGTCTTTATGA
- a CDS encoding M23 family metallopeptidase: MIFDQRLVLMITHKDGSKYVNVNMIFRQITLYVLLFFLSVVFFIAVAIGVFRSEIADINAKTSLIEERNETMLLGNAILNDEINQCLQEISIASDKIDNLENVIGVNNMPNENLVDRVDIASITGVQKAFFMKFIPNGYPLESFSSITDPYGTRLHPVLKVVRQHTGTDFGARIGTSVYATADGVVDWADSGWNGGYGKLVKITHSFGFKTYYAHLNEVLIKAGSFVKKGQLIAKTGNSGVSTGPHLHYEVRFLEKPIDPMNFARWDMKNFDSIFTKERSIAWQSLLATINNLMD; encoded by the coding sequence ATGATATTTGACCAACGCCTTGTGCTTATGATCACCCATAAGGATGGGAGTAAGTATGTCAATGTCAATATGATTTTTCGCCAGATCACTTTATATGTCTTGCTCTTTTTTCTTAGTGTGGTGTTTTTTATCGCGGTGGCAATTGGCGTGTTTCGATCTGAAATTGCTGATATTAACGCCAAAACTTCGCTCATTGAAGAGCGCAATGAGACAATGCTACTTGGCAATGCGATTTTAAACGATGAGATCAATCAATGCTTGCAAGAAATCTCCATAGCAAGCGATAAAATCGACAACCTTGAAAATGTCATTGGTGTGAATAATATGCCAAATGAGAATCTAGTCGATCGTGTGGATATAGCAAGTATCACAGGTGTGCAAAAAGCGTTTTTTATGAAGTTTATCCCTAATGGCTATCCGCTTGAGTCTTTTTCTAGTATCACAGATCCTTATGGCACGCGTCTGCACCCGGTGCTAAAGGTCGTGCGTCAGCATACAGGCACGGATTTTGGAGCAAGGATTGGCACTTCTGTGTATGCCACAGCTGATGGCGTGGTGGATTGGGCGGATTCTGGCTGGAATGGTGGATATGGAAAATTAGTCAAGATTACCCATTCATTTGGCTTTAAAACTTATTATGCTCATCTCAATGAGGTTTTAATCAAAGCAGGCTCATTTGTGAAAAAGGGGCAGCTCATAGCCAAAACGGGGAATTCTGGCGTTAGCACAGGTCCGCATTTGCACTATGAGGTGCGGTTTTTAGAAAAGCCTATCGATCCTATGAATTTTGCTAGGTGGGATATGAAGAACTTTGATTCAATTTTTACAAAAGAAAGGAGTATTGCATGGCAATCTTTACTAGCGACGATAAACAACCTAATGGATTAG
- the leuS gene encoding leucine--tRNA ligase: MRSYNPKTIEKKWQQHWAETGVFEPEWDSNKPKKYILSMFPYPSGAIHMGHVRNYCIGDALARYYRNRGFNVLHPIGFDAFGMPAENAAIKHKLHPKSWTYDNMNAMRAEFRALGLSFSAQQDLATCDPIYTKWEQEFFIEMWEKGLIYRKKALLNWCPKDLTVLANEQVIDGKCWRCDTQVVQKEMEQYYIKITDYAEELLEDLQTLEGKWSPQVLLMQKNWIGKSHGLQFGLSLESSAKERSGIESLEVFTTRPDTIFGVTYCAIAPEHPLVQAVFATLDTQAKESIIAMQNTSAKDRAIAPKQGVDLGVKVIHPLTDELLPVWVANFVLMDYGSGAVMSVPAHDERDFDFAKKYGLPIKQALQTQNPLPCNDDGAMLEGAFKGLSGDEARQAVIKHFEQNGLGRGVVQYRLRDWGVSRQRYWGAPIPIVHCDDCGAVPERLENLPITLPEEVAITGEGNPLASHSSFMHALCPKCGKQARRESDTMDTFVESSWYFLRYATRRDKWEQCGIDIKSVAYWLQVDEYIGGIEHAILHLLYARFFTKVLRDLGYHSFNEPFAHLLTQGMVLKDGAKMAKSKGNVVNPKDILHNYGADTARLFILFAAPPIKELEWNDNGVEGANRFIRRLYERAQNAYPTKEIPRIDGSKLDSTQKLARKKLYEALQKSQEVFTKRQNNYNFNTLIASCMEAFNALNAQDNPDIWTEGYFILLSILEPIIPHICWELSEELFGLANFGEIKVDSSVFASDEMIYAVTINGKKRAEISVQTSAQKPQIIEQAKQAAQKWLLGTTIKKEVFVPNKLVNFVVV; the protein is encoded by the coding sequence ATGCGTAGCTATAATCCAAAAACCATAGAAAAAAAGTGGCAGCAGCATTGGGCGGAGACAGGGGTATTTGAGCCAGAGTGGGATTCTAACAAGCCTAAAAAATATATCCTAAGTATGTTTCCCTACCCAAGTGGCGCGATCCATATGGGGCATGTGCGTAACTACTGCATAGGCGATGCGCTAGCAAGGTATTATCGCAATCGTGGCTTTAATGTCTTGCACCCTATCGGCTTTGACGCCTTTGGTATGCCAGCAGAAAATGCCGCTATCAAGCACAAGCTCCACCCAAAATCTTGGACTTATGACAATATGAATGCTATGCGTGCGGAGTTTCGCGCTTTGGGCTTGTCTTTTTCAGCACAGCAGGATTTAGCGACTTGTGATCCTATTTATACAAAATGGGAGCAAGAATTTTTCATAGAAATGTGGGAAAAGGGGCTTATATACCGCAAAAAAGCCTTGCTAAATTGGTGTCCTAAGGATCTTACCGTGCTAGCAAATGAGCAGGTGATCGATGGTAAGTGCTGGCGATGTGATACGCAAGTTGTGCAAAAAGAAATGGAGCAATACTACATAAAAATCACTGATTATGCAGAAGAGCTGCTTGAAGATTTACAGACTTTAGAGGGCAAATGGTCGCCACAAGTGCTGCTTATGCAGAAAAATTGGATCGGTAAGTCCCACGGGCTGCAGTTTGGACTCTCCCTAGAGTCTAGTGCCAAAGAGCGCAGTGGGATAGAGAGTCTTGAAGTTTTTACCACGCGCCCGGATACGATTTTTGGCGTTACTTATTGTGCTATTGCACCAGAGCATCCGTTGGTGCAAGCAGTCTTTGCCACTTTGGATACGCAAGCTAAAGAGAGTATCATAGCTATGCAAAATACTAGTGCCAAAGATCGCGCCATCGCGCCAAAGCAGGGCGTGGATTTGGGGGTTAAGGTGATTCACCCGCTTACAGATGAGCTACTGCCTGTGTGGGTGGCAAATTTCGTGCTTATGGACTATGGATCTGGGGCGGTGATGAGTGTGCCAGCACACGATGAAAGAGATTTTGACTTTGCTAAGAAGTATGGGCTGCCTATCAAGCAAGCCTTGCAGACGCAAAATCCCCTGCCTTGTAACGATGATGGGGCAATGCTAGAAGGGGCATTTAAGGGGCTTAGTGGTGATGAAGCTAGGCAGGCAGTGATTAAGCATTTTGAGCAAAATGGACTTGGCAGGGGCGTGGTGCAATATCGCTTGCGTGATTGGGGAGTGTCTCGGCAGAGATATTGGGGTGCGCCTATTCCTATCGTGCATTGTGATGATTGTGGGGCTGTGCCAGAGAGATTAGAAAATCTCCCTATAACACTGCCAGAAGAAGTAGCAATCACCGGCGAGGGCAATCCACTTGCTAGCCACTCTAGCTTTATGCACGCTCTTTGTCCTAAGTGTGGCAAGCAGGCTAGGCGAGAGAGCGATACGATGGATACTTTTGTAGAATCTAGCTGGTATTTTCTGCGCTATGCCACGCGGCGTGATAAGTGGGAGCAGTGTGGCATTGATATAAAGAGCGTGGCGTATTGGCTGCAGGTTGATGAGTATATCGGCGGGATTGAGCACGCGATTTTACATTTGCTGTATGCACGCTTTTTTACCAAAGTGTTGCGCGATTTGGGCTATCATAGCTTCAATGAGCCTTTTGCCCATTTGCTTACGCAAGGAATGGTGCTAAAAGATGGCGCGAAAATGGCAAAATCTAAGGGCAATGTTGTCAATCCTAAGGATATTTTACATAACTACGGGGCAGATACAGCGCGGCTGTTTATCCTCTTTGCTGCTCCACCTATCAAAGAGCTTGAGTGGAATGATAATGGCGTAGAAGGGGCAAATCGCTTTATCCGCCGCTTGTATGAGAGAGCGCAAAATGCCTACCCTACTAAAGAGATCCCGCGCATTGATGGAAGCAAGCTAGATTCTACGCAAAAGCTCGCACGCAAAAAGCTTTATGAAGCCTTGCAAAAAAGCCAAGAAGTTTTCACCAAACGGCAGAATAATTATAATTTTAATACACTCATTGCCTCTTGTATGGAGGCTTTCAATGCCCTAAATGCGCAGGATAATCCAGATATTTGGACAGAGGGGTATTTCATTTTGCTGTCCATTTTAGAGCCTATTATCCCACATATTTGCTGGGAGCTTAGTGAGGAGCTTTTTGGTCTAGCAAACTTTGGCGAGATAAAAGTGGATTCTAGTGTGTTTGCTAGTGATGAGATGATCTATGCTGTTACTATCAATGGCAAAAAGCGTGCAGAAATTAGCGTGCAAACAAGTGCGCAAAAGCCCCAAATCATCGAGCAAGCAAAGCAAGCTGCACAAAAATGGCTGCTTGGGACAACTATCAAAAAAGAAGTCTTTGTCCCAAATAAACTTGTAAATTTCGTGGTGGTGTGA
- a CDS encoding flagellar FLiS export co-chaperone, whose translation MQQKDILETFKKYVGEFGLTQKMQIPLCKTQRIQNFGESIKSANELTGALQVLKNTYKKMLDSANGLGNDEVQDHLIIYQINEQVAQCKFMGNELFDSMLSAKVGTQSIEFENPSPMPLLERGDFAGFIGYIQDKSSEITQTLSTLSQAICDESLFGKAKHTDTGVDFERFDPSVFLSKQ comes from the coding sequence ATGCAGCAAAAAGACATATTAGAAACCTTTAAAAAGTATGTAGGAGAGTTTGGACTAACTCAAAAAATGCAAATCCCCTTGTGCAAAACGCAGAGGATCCAAAACTTTGGCGAGAGTATAAAAAGTGCCAATGAGCTAACAGGTGCATTGCAAGTGCTTAAAAATACCTACAAAAAAATGCTAGATTCTGCCAATGGGCTAGGCAATGATGAGGTGCAAGATCACCTAATCATCTATCAAATCAACGAGCAAGTAGCGCAGTGTAAATTTATGGGTAATGAGCTGTTTGACTCTATGCTTAGTGCCAAAGTCGGCACACAGAGTATAGAGTTTGAAAATCCATCGCCTATGCCACTGCTAGAGCGCGGAGATTTTGCTGGGTTTATCGGCTATATCCAGGATAAATCTAGCGAGATCACACAGACACTAAGCACATTGTCGCAGGCAATTTGTGATGAGAGTTTATTTGGCAAAGCCAAGCACACAGACACGGGCGTGGATTTTGAGCGATTTGATCCCTCGGTCTTTTTATCCAAACAATAA
- a CDS encoding DUF6394 family protein: MDWGKVIFIFFTLSSATSTAGFLYAPDLTILFVAIALNLIATTLKIGVRKRLSSELFASSIVADLHLLPAFGVLQVFHNEKLAYVFVLGALMANIFSLILILIESAQKQDVDF; this comes from the coding sequence ATGGACTGGGGTAAAGTCATTTTTATTTTTTTCACACTAAGTAGTGCGACTTCTACGGCAGGCTTTTTGTATGCGCCGGATTTGACGATTTTGTTTGTCGCTATTGCGCTAAATCTTATCGCCACGACCTTGAAAATCGGCGTGCGTAAAAGGCTCTCATCAGAGCTGTTTGCTAGCTCGATTGTCGCGGATCTGCATTTGTTGCCAGCATTTGGTGTGTTGCAAGTGTTTCATAACGAAAAGCTAGCCTATGTCTTTGTGCTAGGCGCGCTTATGGCAAATATCTTCTCGCTTATTTTGATTCTCATTGAGAGTGCGCAGAAGCAAGATGTGGATTTCTAG
- the mfd gene encoding transcription-repair coupling factor, producing MLQANLYRILIDTSPARVILCKDYEEALSAYQVALYTYSAKLSTKRPLLCKEMRLRVGDDVRSFFIEFVENLAQLRAFYADENTLLITPISSLIYPLPSQKYCQNLRLAVGKDYRLQELKDTLIRYGYESVDMIEMEGEVSFRGDIVDIYPPLSKPYRISFFGDECEEISVFSIETQLKEQAREDSLTIPPALFSLDCGEYERLCEAVEESDYQVMSKDMLSLGLWYLPHRELLPASYPSILTTNAARELAEIVSVDRGDGLESTCAELDSRAQDFWQQVLVHIAESREDSMQMPAILQELESYRDVEFHLEALEALLAHHASKRTTIIVRSKSELAAISAKIVDSSNIVESSAVVHISTPDELILSLESTFTHSAAKRPKRPKFALDELNIGEYVVHSEYGIGIFKGIVQNTILGVTRDFIHIQYFGEDKLLLPVENLHTIDRYIAASGSIPVIDRLGKGSFARLKAKARDKLFAIADSIIKLAATRNLLQGSVIDTKAPELAVFQHSAGFGLTPDQSKAIESIFSDLASGRVMDRLLSGDVGFGKTEVAMNAIYAVCRSGYQCVLIVPTTLLSAQHFATLSKRFAPFGIQVGRYDRYLSAKEKREVAESLKNGKISVVVGTHSLFGAEFSKLGLVVVDEEHKFGVKQKESLKQLSTNVHILSMSATPIPRTLNMALSHIKGMSRLDTPPTSRKDSRTFIKHKSDALLKEIIQRELRRGGQVFYLYNNIASMPAIYKHLQELFPELAIAMLHSQVNASESEQIMYEFACGKYQMLLCTAIIESGIHLPNANTIIIDGADRFGLADLHQLRGRVGRGDKEGFCYFLIESMESITEDASKRLLALERNSYLGSGASIAYHDLEIRGGGNLIGESQSGHIKNIGFSLYLKLLEDALATLSNQPSAIEHSLDLRLNISAYLSPDLITSDSLRLELYRRLSLAKEVREVIDIEDEIRDRFGALDTLSQNFIQLIIIKILATKKRIKSILHFGQNIQITLESLEKHSIKAPTTDDDCVLESLLAYLRS from the coding sequence ATGCTCCAAGCAAATCTCTATAGAATCCTTATAGACACATCACCTGCACGGGTGATTTTGTGTAAGGATTATGAAGAAGCTTTAAGTGCTTATCAAGTCGCGCTCTATACATACAGCGCAAAGCTCTCTACTAAACGCCCGCTGCTTTGCAAGGAAATGCGCCTACGAGTGGGCGATGATGTGCGAAGCTTTTTTATCGAATTTGTGGAGAATCTAGCCCAGCTTCGTGCATTTTACGCTGATGAAAACACACTTCTAATCACGCCCATCTCTTCACTTATATATCCGCTGCCATCGCAGAAATACTGCCAGAATCTTAGGCTTGCAGTAGGGAAAGACTATCGACTTCAAGAGCTTAAAGACACATTGATCCGCTATGGATATGAGAGTGTTGATATGATAGAAATGGAGGGAGAGGTGAGCTTCCGCGGGGATATTGTTGATATTTATCCCCCACTTAGTAAGCCCTATCGCATTAGCTTTTTTGGTGATGAGTGTGAAGAGATTAGTGTATTTAGCATAGAAACACAGCTTAAAGAGCAAGCTAGAGAAGATAGCCTTACTATACCGCCTGCTCTTTTTAGCTTGGATTGTGGTGAGTATGAGCGATTGTGCGAGGCGGTGGAGGAGAGTGATTATCAAGTGATGAGCAAAGATATGCTCTCTCTAGGGCTTTGGTATTTGCCACATAGAGAGCTACTCCCTGCTAGCTACCCTAGTATTTTGACTACAAATGCCGCTAGAGAGCTAGCAGAGATCGTATCTGTGGATCGCGGAGATGGACTAGAATCCACTTGTGCAGAGCTGGATTCTAGGGCGCAGGATTTTTGGCAGCAAGTGCTTGTGCATATCGCAGAATCTAGAGAGGATTCTATGCAAATGCCTGCAATCTTACAAGAGCTAGAATCCTATCGCGATGTCGAGTTTCATTTAGAAGCATTAGAAGCACTGCTAGCCCACCACGCAAGCAAGCGCACCACAATTATAGTGCGCAGCAAAAGTGAGCTAGCTGCCATAAGTGCAAAGATTGTGGATTCTAGCAATATTGTAGAATCTAGCGCGGTTGTGCATATTAGCACGCCTGATGAGCTGATATTAAGCCTAGAATCCACTTTTACACATAGTGCTGCTAAACGACCCAAACGCCCTAAATTTGCCCTAGATGAGCTAAATATCGGTGAATATGTCGTGCATAGTGAGTATGGTATAGGGATTTTCAAAGGTATCGTGCAGAATACTATCCTAGGCGTTACGCGTGATTTTATCCATATCCAATATTTTGGCGAGGATAAGCTCCTGCTCCCTGTGGAAAATCTCCACACAATTGATCGCTACATCGCTGCAAGTGGCTCTATCCCGGTGATTGATCGACTTGGTAAAGGAAGCTTTGCAAGACTTAAGGCAAAGGCTAGAGACAAGCTCTTTGCCATAGCGGATTCTATCATCAAGCTTGCTGCTACACGCAATTTGCTGCAAGGTAGCGTGATTGATACCAAAGCCCCGGAGCTAGCTGTATTCCAGCATAGTGCGGGCTTTGGGCTAACCCCTGATCAAAGCAAAGCCATAGAATCCATTTTTAGCGATCTTGCAAGTGGGCGTGTGATGGATAGGCTGCTAAGTGGCGATGTGGGCTTTGGCAAGACAGAAGTAGCGATGAATGCAATCTATGCTGTGTGTAGAAGCGGCTATCAATGCGTGCTTATCGTGCCTACAACACTTCTTAGCGCGCAGCATTTTGCCACACTATCCAAACGCTTTGCGCCCTTTGGGATACAAGTTGGTCGATATGATCGCTATCTTAGTGCCAAAGAGAAGCGCGAGGTCGCAGAGAGCTTGAAAAATGGCAAGATTTCTGTGGTGGTTGGCACGCATAGTCTCTTTGGCGCGGAGTTTAGCAAGCTTGGGTTGGTGGTCGTTGATGAAGAGCATAAATTTGGCGTGAAGCAAAAGGAGAGCTTAAAGCAGCTAAGCACAAATGTCCATATCCTAAGTATGTCTGCTACACCAATCCCTCGCACACTCAATATGGCTCTATCTCACATAAAGGGTATGAGTCGCCTAGATACACCGCCCACTTCGCGCAAGGATTCTCGCACATTTATCAAGCATAAAAGCGATGCCTTGCTCAAAGAAATTATCCAGCGAGAGCTGCGCCGTGGCGGGCAGGTGTTTTATCTCTATAACAATATCGCATCTATGCCTGCTATCTATAAGCATTTGCAAGAGCTTTTTCCGGAGCTTGCCATAGCTATGTTGCATTCTCAAGTCAATGCTAGTGAGAGCGAGCAGATAATGTATGAGTTTGCCTGTGGAAAATATCAAATGCTACTTTGCACTGCCATTATTGAATCAGGCATTCACCTCCCCAATGCCAATACCATTATCATCGATGGGGCAGATCGCTTTGGGCTAGCGGATTTACACCAGCTAAGAGGGCGAGTAGGGCGAGGCGATAAGGAGGGGTTTTGCTACTTTTTGATTGAATCAATGGAGAGTATCACAGAAGATGCGAGCAAAAGACTCCTTGCTTTAGAGCGAAACTCCTACCTAGGCTCTGGGGCTAGTATCGCTTATCACGATTTAGAGATTAGAGGGGGTGGGAATCTCATCGGCGAGTCCCAAAGCGGGCATATTAAAAATATCGGCTTTAGCTTGTATTTGAAGCTTTTAGAAGATGCGCTTGCTACTTTGAGTAATCAGCCAAGTGCCATAGAGCATAGCCTAGATTTGCGTTTAAATATCAGCGCGTATTTAAGCCCAGATCTCATCACCAGCGACTCCCTGCGCCTAGAGCTTTATCGCCGCTTATCGCTTGCTAAAGAAGTGCGTGAAGTCATAGATATAGAAGATGAAATCCGCGACCGATTTGGCGCACTAGATACACTAAGCCAGAACTTTATCCAGCTTATTATCATAAAGATTCTAGCCACCAAAAAGCGCATTAAATCCATTTTGCATTTTGGGCAAAATATCCAAATCACCCTAGAATCCTTAGAAAAGCACAGCATAAAAGCTCCAACTACTGATGATGATTGTGTGCTTGAGAGCTTGCTTGCCTACTTGCGTAGCTAG
- the lptE gene encoding LPS assembly lipoprotein LptE encodes MLALTSCGYVPSATYAQKALGERVYVELKVNLPNPENSVELKDLMNKIIISRFQIRVSSKEDADSIITVAINKIVDTTFALSSSAFTTYYRVNAYVTYTYDNKKGTKRTFEGSGYYDYNVSLDNPLTTYNNRYYAINQAFTQTVDQFVAQISFDGQK; translated from the coding sequence ATGCTCGCACTTACAAGCTGTGGCTATGTCCCTTCAGCCACCTATGCGCAAAAAGCCTTAGGCGAGAGGGTTTATGTGGAGCTAAAGGTCAATCTCCCCAACCCAGAAAACTCTGTCGAGCTTAAAGACCTTATGAATAAAATCATCATCTCTCGCTTTCAAATTCGCGTCTCTAGCAAAGAAGATGCCGATAGTATCATCACAGTAGCGATCAACAAAATCGTAGATACAACTTTCGCCCTAAGCAGTAGCGCATTTACGACTTATTATCGTGTGAATGCGTATGTAACTTATACTTATGACAACAAAAAAGGCACAAAAAGGACCTTTGAGGGCAGTGGGTATTATGACTACAATGTCTCACTAGATAATCCACTTACGACATACAACAACCGCTACTACGCGATCAATCAAGCCTTCACGCAAACAGTGGATCAATTTGTCGCGCAAATTTCCTTTGATGGGCAAAAATAG
- a CDS encoding polymer-forming cytoskeletal protein — MAIFTSDDKQPNGLGQKPGAATIIAQGTKIKGEIDTDCHLHIDGEIEGSIRSKSTVMIGKSGFVNGEVYANKLIVSGKLKGLTESESVEIASLGRFEGVITSTELVIEKKGVFIGESKIKGQAAPKNAPSKSL; from the coding sequence ATGGCAATCTTTACTAGCGACGATAAACAACCTAATGGATTAGGGCAAAAGCCCGGAGCTGCGACTATCATCGCACAAGGGACAAAAATAAAGGGCGAGATCGATACAGACTGCCACTTGCACATTGATGGCGAAATTGAGGGCAGTATCCGCTCAAAAAGCACGGTAATGATCGGTAAAAGCGGCTTTGTCAATGGCGAAGTCTATGCCAATAAGCTTATAGTAAGTGGCAAGCTTAAGGGCTTGACAGAGAGCGAGAGCGTGGAGATCGCTTCACTTGGGCGATTTGAGGGAGTGATAACTTCTACAGAGCTTGTGATCGAGAAAAAAGGCGTGTTCATAGGGGAAAGTAAAATCAAAGGGCAAGCAGCCCCAAAGAATGCTCCAAGCAAATCTCTATAG